One window from the genome of Hypanus sabinus isolate sHypSab1 chromosome 16, sHypSab1.hap1, whole genome shotgun sequence encodes:
- the LOC132406506 gene encoding hemicentin-1-like codes for MNFRPISLSESIFVFILLFIVTADKLNGFEVLVNTSRQVVEFRESLEVTCSTTCNNATIIVEYRPGLNPHSTRGDTWITDRFPSVQIWDLSVACTVICRSATPTVKEDKRVVPVYNRNLSIVQPPEVLEINKPYQLDCTGPKVYPQNRLVLTWLRGSEVVQRNSTEDPGLPEDGPLKNVLNFTPSISDGGMVYTCLAELILDSKTTTQIANASVTLQTYSFPEPPRILNRDPVEVNQKTTLTCEVSYIYPAEKVRLRWFQDGEEWNSVPSRSDSTTVQATATWTPRESGETELKCTADFEDYPSVSSKNDSITIDMYVFSNPEFHIPNTTEGIPVNITCSVFNVSGELQLSLKKGSEILVNRSASTGLTIYHTENPRAKLNGQQFTCEAELTLHPHSNTIVKRQSTNLTVWYPPKEAQISEKQNWIEGQSQNLTCHADANPVPEVRWIKDGKTISRGESLHIPSVRLGDGGRYICGVSNNIGSTSSSHDVEILYKPRNTTISVNNKIVSGLTVFIREDDEVTMTCHSIGNPQVTLEWEKPGQGVKGFSTFPSGPAVLHISQATSEHKGIYTCRARNAHGTDEKQVEIKMEGVDWKMMLQILIPILIVFLVLVVAWFLIHRARKTGHYKVMNAVPHENQEIPSGNDHESFPLKEVKSDKVLNNNHSQTNINGVTPINSAQIKQ; via the exons CAGATAAACTGAATGGATTTGAGGTTTTGGTCAATACAAGCCGTCAAGTGGTGGAATTCAGGGAGTCCCTGGAGGTGACCTGCAGTACAACATGTAACAACGCAACGATAATTGTGGAATATAGACCAGGGTTAAATCCCCACAGCACTCGTGGTGATACGTGGATTACAGACCGATTTCCAAGTGTCCAGATTTGGGATCTGTCAGTGGCCTGTACTGTAATTTGTCGATCTGCAACACCTACAGTGAAGGAGGACAAACGGGTGGTCCCAGTGTACA ATCGAAACTTGAGCATTGTTCAACCTCCTGAAGTGCTGGAAATTAACAAACCATATCAGCTGGATTGCACTGGCCCGAAGGTCTATCCACAGAACAGACTCGTACTCACCTGgctcagagggagtgaggttgtTCAACGTAATTCCACAGAGGACCCAGGTCTCCCGGAAGATGGTCCATTGAAGAATGTCCTGAATTTCACTCCAAGTATTTCAGATGGTGGAATGGTGTACACCTGCTTGGCAGAGTTGATCTTGGACTCTAAAACGACCACACAGATCGCAAATGCCTCTGTGACTCTGCAAACGTACT CTTTTCCAGAGCCTCCGAGGATCCTCAACAGAGACCCTGTAGAAGTAAATCAGAAGACCACATTGACATGTGAGGTCTCATACATCTACCCTGCCGAGAAGGTGAGATTAAGGTGGTTTCAGGATGGTGAGGAATGGAATTCAGTTCCCAGTAGATCAGATTCCACCACAGTCCAGGCAACAGCTACATGGACACCACGAGAGAGCGGTGAGACTGAACTCAAATGCACGGCAGATTTTGAGGACTATCCATCAGTTTCATCAAAAAATGATAGCATCACCATTGACATGTACG TTTTCTCCAACCCTGAATTCCACATCCCGAACACCACTGAGGGTATTCCAGTGAATATTACCTGCAGTGTGTTTAACGTCTCAGGGGAACTTCAACTCAGTCTGAAGAAGGGAAGTGAGATATTAGTGAACAGGTCAGCCAGTACTGGGCTGACTATCTACCACACTGAGAATCCACGAGCAAAGCTGAATGGACAGCAGTTCACCTGCGAGGCCGAGCTGACACTTCACCCTCACTCCAACACCATTGTTAAACGACAGTCCACCAATCTCACTGTCTGGT ATCCTCCAAAGGAAGCACAGATCTCTGAAAAGCAGAACTGGATTGAAGGGCAATCACAGAATTTAACCTGTCACGCAGATGCCAACCCAGTTCCCGAGGTGCGCTGGATCAAAGATGGAAAAACGATCAGTCGTGGTGAGAGTCTGCACATCCCCTCGGTCCGGCTGGGAGATGGTGGTCGGTACATTTGCGGAGTCAGCAATAATATTGGTTCCACCAGCTCCTCTCACGATGTAGAGATCTTGT ATAAACCACGAAACACAACTATATCAGTAAATAACAAAATCGTGTCCGGGCTTACAGTCTTCATCAGAGAAGATGATGAAGTTACAATGACCTGTCACTCCATTGGAAACCCCCAAGTAACACTGGAATGGGAAAAGCccggtcagggcgtcaaagggttCTCCACATTTCCCAGCGGTCCTGCGGTTCTCCACATTTCCCAGGCAACATCAGAACACAAAGGAATTTACACGTGTAGAGCCCGCAATGCACATGGAACAGATGAGAAGCAAGTGGAAATCAAGATGGAAG GTGTTGATTGGAAGATGATGCTGCAGATCTTGATACCCATCCTAATAGTGTTTCTCGTGCTGGTAGTCGCCTGGTTCCTAAtacacagagctcggaaaacaGGGCATTACAAGGTCATGAATGCAGTACCACACGAAAATCAGGAAATCCCTTCTGGGAATGATCATGAATCTTTTCCTTTAAAAGAAGTGAAATCAGACAAAGTTCTAAACAATAACCACTCACAGACTAATATAAATGGTGTTACACCAATCAATTCTGCGCAGATAAAACAATAA